A genomic stretch from Sphingomonas sp. HDW15A includes:
- a CDS encoding DNA cytosine methyltransferase, translated as MSDDMSLTMIDLFAGCGGLSLGMENAGFTPVFVNELNEHAMATYLANRHHVVGGKPFAEQAHLRCHDAHELQGDRLKKMVADLEAIGLEFPSEKEAKKGKGGSTLDLLAGGPPCQGYSGIGHRRSYSVDKKDLPSNQLYQRMAAIIQRLRPRIFLFENVRGLLTSKWTRDGEHRIWDDVRDEFRNIPGYQVRWTLVRAGDYGVPQNRPRVLLVGIRDDIVLDNPLLDLEADLEDAVKCGFLPKGEPSECPDLIDLLDDLVDPEMDKYFATGVYPPGRLATNSYPGKATTREQRAMRVPAPKHEHRRPGEVTDHEYSKHAPNIVKKFRHMIDNEGEIPEYARTKKFAQRVLPKRWGNKPPSITATSLPDDYVHYAQPRSLTVREWARLQTFPDWYRFEGKRTTGGLRRAGNPREGNFDREVPKYTQIGNAVPVRLAERVGRHFKRILEESVADK; from the coding sequence ATGAGCGACGATATGAGCTTGACGATGATCGACCTCTTCGCCGGTTGCGGCGGGCTCTCGCTCGGGATGGAAAACGCGGGCTTCACGCCGGTATTCGTCAACGAGCTCAACGAGCACGCGATGGCCACGTACCTAGCGAACCGGCACCACGTCGTGGGTGGAAAGCCATTCGCCGAACAGGCACACCTGCGCTGCCACGATGCCCACGAGCTCCAGGGCGATCGTCTCAAGAAAATGGTCGCAGACCTCGAGGCTATTGGCCTTGAGTTCCCCTCGGAAAAGGAAGCAAAGAAGGGAAAAGGTGGTAGTACCCTCGACCTACTAGCTGGTGGACCGCCGTGCCAGGGCTACTCGGGCATTGGTCACCGGAGGTCCTACTCGGTCGACAAGAAAGACCTGCCATCTAACCAACTTTACCAGCGGATGGCCGCCATCATCCAACGATTGCGACCGAGGATCTTTCTCTTCGAGAACGTGCGCGGCCTACTAACTTCCAAGTGGACTAGGGACGGCGAGCACCGGATCTGGGACGACGTTCGGGACGAGTTTCGGAATATCCCCGGCTATCAGGTGCGCTGGACACTCGTCCGCGCCGGCGACTACGGAGTCCCGCAGAACCGGCCGCGGGTCCTACTTGTCGGCATCCGCGACGACATCGTTCTCGACAACCCCCTGCTCGATCTCGAGGCGGACTTGGAGGACGCGGTCAAGTGCGGCTTTTTGCCGAAGGGTGAACCCTCCGAGTGCCCAGACCTGATCGACTTGCTCGATGACTTGGTGGACCCGGAAATGGACAAGTACTTCGCCACGGGCGTCTACCCGCCGGGCCGTCTCGCGACCAACAGTTATCCGGGAAAGGCCACCACGAGGGAACAACGGGCTATGCGGGTCCCGGCGCCAAAGCACGAGCATAGGCGCCCAGGTGAAGTGACGGACCACGAGTACTCCAAGCATGCCCCCAACATCGTGAAGAAGTTCCGGCACATGATAGACAACGAGGGCGAGATCCCGGAATACGCGCGCACGAAAAAATTTGCACAACGAGTGCTCCCCAAGAGGTGGGGCAACAAGCCGCCTAGTATCACGGCGACATCGCTGCCGGACGATTACGTGCATTACGCGCAGCCACGCTCGCTCACGGTGCGCGAATGGGCACGGTTACAAACATTTCCCGACTGGTACCGGTTCGAAGGCAAGCGAACGACGGGCGGCCTCCGGCGCGCTGGCAATCCACGTGAAGGAAACTTCGACCGCGAGGTACCGAAGTATACGCAAATTGGGAACGCGGTGC
- a CDS encoding AAA family ATPase, with translation MRLVPSQVLNCESAAERTIFGYLAEIGFSSYDIGLHSLNIGHHEYKRWGEADFFIISRRGILLLEVKGGRVACKDGIWEFTNRNDETSRKREGPAEQAKSAYFSLEKNYLHPKFYRELKGVPCGWAVVFTDIPRFASDGSTLLPEHPDEITAYEEDCKGHNSFRKFLSGAYDHWASKQRNPVDLPPEIVRAIASSLRPNFEQVPSLNSQLREVEQRLYQFTDEQYEKLDAISENDRILVTGGAGTGKTFVAAACARYEAAEGRSVLFITRSHYLATFLANQGLPDDVTVMTIEELPQSLDNGQKWDVVIVDEGQDLCSLECLDLVDGVLEGGWERGRWRWFGDPNYQVSPSFPVDQDCLDYLKSHGVATSLKNNIRNAGKIVEAIKLLAGADVGKPSSRPDSGTVDLQLVENENEILPRAALAVRKWLSDNDELQRNSIALLVSNRTDAEKAVELLSAKSVRAETLSKRALGGSPRDCVLVATVEDFKGLERPLVCVAGLGAREFASSAYKAISRANHALVLVATRSSVAELTEKAASGGAGGN, from the coding sequence GTGAGGCTTGTACCGTCGCAGGTGCTGAACTGTGAATCCGCGGCGGAGCGGACAATCTTCGGGTACCTAGCTGAAATTGGCTTTAGCTCATACGACATCGGGCTCCATTCACTGAACATTGGCCACCACGAGTACAAGCGTTGGGGAGAGGCCGATTTTTTTATCATCAGCCGCCGGGGAATACTTCTCCTGGAAGTGAAGGGTGGGCGCGTCGCCTGCAAGGACGGCATTTGGGAATTCACTAACCGAAACGACGAGACCAGCCGAAAAAGAGAAGGACCAGCGGAACAGGCCAAGTCCGCATACTTTTCCCTTGAGAAGAACTACCTACACCCAAAGTTCTACCGGGAATTAAAAGGCGTTCCTTGCGGCTGGGCTGTCGTGTTCACCGATATACCAAGGTTCGCAAGCGACGGGTCGACCTTGTTGCCTGAACATCCAGACGAGATCACGGCCTACGAAGAAGATTGCAAGGGACATAATAGCTTCAGAAAGTTCCTCTCGGGTGCCTACGACCACTGGGCGTCGAAACAAAGGAACCCGGTCGATCTCCCGCCCGAGATTGTTAGGGCTATTGCGAGCTCCTTGCGCCCCAACTTCGAGCAGGTCCCGTCTCTAAACAGCCAGCTACGCGAGGTAGAGCAAAGGCTCTACCAGTTCACAGACGAACAGTACGAGAAGCTCGACGCGATCTCCGAAAACGACCGGATACTCGTCACCGGTGGCGCCGGCACGGGGAAGACTTTCGTTGCCGCCGCTTGCGCTCGCTACGAGGCCGCGGAGGGCAGGTCCGTGCTCTTCATCACCAGGAGCCATTACCTTGCCACGTTCCTCGCGAACCAGGGACTGCCGGACGACGTCACGGTCATGACCATCGAGGAGTTGCCGCAGTCCCTAGATAACGGTCAAAAGTGGGACGTCGTGATCGTGGACGAGGGACAGGACCTCTGTTCGTTAGAGTGCCTCGACCTGGTTGACGGCGTTCTCGAGGGAGGGTGGGAACGGGGCCGGTGGCGCTGGTTTGGCGATCCGAATTACCAGGTATCCCCCAGCTTTCCCGTCGACCAGGACTGCCTTGACTACTTGAAGAGCCACGGGGTTGCCACTTCCCTAAAGAACAACATCCGCAACGCTGGAAAAATCGTCGAGGCCATCAAGCTTCTCGCGGGCGCCGACGTTGGCAAGCCGAGTAGCCGGCCCGACAGCGGCACGGTCGATCTGCAGCTGGTCGAGAACGAGAACGAGATCTTGCCAAGAGCTGCCTTAGCGGTACGCAAGTGGTTGAGCGATAACGATGAGTTGCAGCGCAACTCCATCGCTCTTCTCGTCTCCAATCGCACCGACGCAGAGAAGGCAGTCGAGCTTCTCTCGGCGAAAAGCGTGCGAGCAGAAACACTGAGCAAACGAGCATTGGGGGGCAGTCCACGCGACTGCGTCCTCGTCGCGACGGTCGAGGATTTCAAGGGATTGGAACGACCTCTTGTCTGCGTGGCCGGCCTTGGCGCCCGGGAATTCGCTTCAAGCGCATACAAGGCGATCTCGCGTGCCAACCACGCCTTGGTACTTGTGGCCACGCGAAGCTCGGTTGCCGAGCTCACCGAGAAAGCTGCTTCGGGTGGAGCAGGGGGAAATTGA
- a CDS encoding helicase C-terminal domain-containing protein: MLGRDKVLKEARNRLIGPGLGSPGPSGTHDDEIIEGRMSLAYMMGMLFPRAKRSANDLGGDEAEAASDEDAEDPLSMSNAMLPSAIGTSLCIARGSRIRIRVDAAIYSPLPVEKSAGGSDEGASSKQVTVEATPSADSQAGDVAVATTPVETEERAKQDKPIQRWQRCQLEQSNKEVDTAGLEPTPVLEGRAILEVLSRELPNGDALLTVSVSNTGEARNAKSSEETLYQVSILAEPVEGRILKYPSARYVPPTDEERELRVIYGQQRPYAVGHGVAADWKIDDGRCAWVKTEALPTAHVWRPDFDNLSLAENGSRLVFPDEELFKVAPLASGELSGPELVTRLTGLVDFYEKWIETQAKISIDEELADDAERMLGRCRRSADRMRQGVEILRDEDTARCFRLANQAMLMAMSHATRASGRGRQDGLQGPFELGKADTDPIDYLANDAKWRPFQLAFFLLVLPSLAGDELPDRDLVDVIWFATGGGKTEAYLFVSAFELFRRRIVERKAGGGTGVINRYTYRFLTADQFQRTAGMICAMEMIRRELATKGDTSLGDEEFSIGLFVGGEVSPNSFAGSEDGALGRTQELFDAANPRDANPFPIESCPACGTLLVPESRKTKPDGSPDEAYYGFLATANSFVTRCPEEDCAFHGGLPVYFVDEQLLRAPPSFLLGTIDKFAMIPWKENGGALLGVGTGRSPPSLVIQDELHLISGPLGTLAGIYEAAFETLMSAGGTLPKVIASTATIRNASVQCRRIYGRPSAVFPSPGLRAEDSFFSKLDTGNKNRSRLYAGVMAQGLRATVAASWTMATLLQSSYELAEKGDLTEDETDSYWTLVAYHNSKRELGRIVNATRDEIPTRMKVYASDEPFERPSNFDVLELKAHAETPVPRARQLLARRHSAEQPAIDVVPCTNIISVGVDIDRLGLMMVNGQPKLSAEYIQATSRVGRGKVPGLVVAAYSPSKPRDRSHYEAFRDYHERFYSFVEPTSVTPGALPAIERGLHAALVTVVRHGAGLRKNSAAKQFNPSLPRVAAAIERLEQRLLDAYNGEQEAEERERISSKLAEKVAEWAGWAEAIEGLQYCFASQQRRPHLLVRYGNKKIDGAGWHTLQSMRHVDKEITLEDVGIAQAKHS, encoded by the coding sequence ATGCTAGGTAGGGACAAGGTTCTCAAAGAAGCGCGAAACCGGCTTATCGGGCCGGGCCTAGGGAGCCCCGGGCCAAGCGGCACCCATGACGACGAGATCATCGAAGGTCGCATGAGCCTGGCATACATGATGGGGATGCTCTTCCCCCGGGCCAAGCGGTCCGCGAATGACCTCGGTGGAGACGAGGCTGAAGCTGCGTCGGACGAAGATGCAGAGGATCCCCTCAGCATGTCGAATGCCATGCTTCCGTCCGCCATCGGTACGTCATTGTGCATCGCCCGTGGAAGCAGGATCAGGATACGCGTCGACGCCGCAATCTATTCGCCACTCCCGGTGGAGAAGAGCGCCGGTGGTTCGGATGAAGGTGCGTCGTCAAAGCAGGTCACTGTCGAGGCGACTCCCAGCGCAGACTCGCAAGCGGGAGATGTCGCTGTCGCGACAACCCCAGTTGAAACTGAAGAGCGCGCTAAGCAAGACAAGCCGATCCAACGATGGCAGCGTTGCCAACTAGAGCAATCCAATAAAGAGGTAGACACAGCAGGGCTCGAGCCGACCCCGGTTCTCGAAGGGCGCGCGATCCTCGAGGTTCTTTCGAGGGAACTCCCTAACGGTGACGCCCTCCTGACGGTGAGCGTATCTAACACGGGCGAGGCCCGGAACGCCAAGTCCAGCGAGGAGACTCTTTACCAAGTATCGATCTTGGCCGAGCCCGTCGAAGGTCGCATTCTCAAGTACCCGTCGGCCAGATACGTGCCACCGACAGACGAAGAGCGTGAACTTCGTGTTATTTATGGCCAGCAGAGGCCATACGCTGTCGGGCACGGCGTTGCGGCCGATTGGAAGATAGATGATGGTCGATGCGCTTGGGTCAAGACAGAAGCGCTCCCGACTGCACACGTCTGGCGGCCAGACTTCGATAACTTATCGCTAGCGGAGAACGGGTCCCGCCTAGTCTTCCCGGACGAGGAACTTTTCAAAGTCGCGCCCCTGGCTAGCGGCGAGCTCAGCGGTCCTGAGTTAGTTACGAGGCTTACCGGACTGGTCGACTTCTACGAGAAGTGGATCGAGACCCAGGCCAAGATCTCGATAGACGAGGAGTTGGCGGACGACGCCGAGAGAATGTTAGGGCGATGCCGCCGCAGCGCGGATCGTATGCGACAAGGCGTCGAGATTCTCCGCGATGAAGATACTGCTCGGTGCTTCAGGCTAGCCAACCAGGCCATGCTAATGGCCATGTCACACGCGACGCGAGCGTCGGGGCGCGGCCGTCAGGATGGCCTGCAAGGCCCATTTGAGCTTGGAAAGGCCGACACTGACCCAATCGATTATCTCGCAAACGATGCGAAGTGGCGCCCGTTCCAGCTTGCCTTCTTTCTACTCGTACTCCCGTCGTTAGCGGGAGACGAGCTGCCCGATCGGGACCTCGTGGACGTCATCTGGTTTGCTACCGGTGGCGGCAAGACTGAGGCATACTTGTTCGTCTCGGCGTTCGAGCTTTTCCGACGGCGGATCGTCGAGCGGAAAGCCGGCGGTGGGACAGGGGTGATCAATCGCTACACGTACCGGTTCCTGACCGCCGACCAGTTCCAGCGAACCGCCGGAATGATCTGCGCAATGGAGATGATCAGGCGAGAGTTAGCTACGAAAGGCGACACGTCCCTCGGTGACGAGGAGTTCTCGATCGGCCTTTTCGTCGGCGGAGAAGTAAGCCCAAATTCCTTTGCTGGTAGCGAGGACGGGGCCCTCGGCCGGACACAAGAACTATTCGACGCGGCTAACCCTCGTGACGCGAATCCCTTTCCAATAGAAAGTTGTCCCGCATGCGGCACGTTGCTGGTCCCCGAGAGCAGGAAAACGAAGCCCGACGGTAGCCCTGACGAAGCATATTACGGCTTCCTGGCCACGGCCAATAGCTTCGTTACTAGGTGCCCCGAGGAAGACTGCGCTTTTCATGGCGGTTTGCCCGTCTACTTCGTCGACGAGCAGTTACTCAGAGCGCCACCCTCTTTTCTGCTGGGAACAATCGACAAGTTCGCGATGATTCCTTGGAAGGAAAACGGGGGCGCCTTGCTGGGCGTCGGAACCGGCCGATCACCCCCGTCGCTAGTTATCCAAGACGAGCTTCACCTGATATCTGGTCCACTCGGCACCTTGGCTGGAATTTACGAGGCCGCGTTCGAAACGCTAATGTCCGCGGGCGGCACCCTCCCGAAGGTGATTGCCTCGACCGCGACGATAAGGAACGCGTCAGTGCAGTGCCGCAGGATATACGGCCGCCCCTCTGCAGTTTTCCCGTCGCCCGGCTTGCGAGCCGAAGACTCCTTTTTCTCGAAACTCGATACGGGCAACAAAAACCGTTCTCGGCTCTATGCCGGCGTTATGGCCCAGGGGCTTCGCGCGACCGTCGCCGCCTCGTGGACAATGGCGACGCTCCTCCAGTCCTCGTACGAGCTCGCGGAAAAGGGCGATCTTACGGAGGACGAGACGGATTCTTATTGGACGCTCGTTGCTTACCACAATAGCAAGCGGGAGCTCGGTCGGATCGTCAATGCTACTCGCGACGAGATTCCCACGAGGATGAAAGTCTATGCCTCGGACGAGCCATTTGAGCGTCCCTCCAATTTCGATGTCCTAGAACTCAAGGCGCATGCTGAGACACCTGTCCCGAGAGCCAGGCAGCTACTGGCTCGACGTCATAGTGCGGAACAGCCCGCAATTGACGTGGTGCCTTGCACGAACATCATCTCCGTGGGGGTCGACATCGATCGGCTGGGCCTGATGATGGTCAATGGCCAACCTAAGCTCAGCGCGGAATATATCCAGGCAACGAGCCGCGTGGGCCGTGGCAAGGTTCCTGGGCTCGTCGTTGCGGCCTATTCACCGAGCAAGCCGCGGGACCGATCACACTACGAGGCATTTCGCGATTACCACGAGCGCTTCTACAGCTTCGTGGAGCCTACGAGCGTGACGCCGGGCGCTTTGCCAGCGATTGAGCGCGGCCTCCATGCTGCGCTCGTGACCGTGGTTCGGCACGGGGCAGGCTTACGAAAGAATTCAGCCGCGAAACAATTCAATCCGTCACTGCCCAGGGTCGCGGCGGCGATC